A single genomic interval of Shewanella psychropiezotolerans harbors:
- the dnaJ gene encoding molecular chaperone DnaJ, producing MSKRDYYEVLSVGRESSEREIKKAYKRLAMKFHPDRNPGDKTAEANFKEIKEAYEILTDSDKKAAYDQFGHAGVDPNRGGGGFGGNADFGDVFGDVFGDIFGGGRRGGQRQAARGSDLRYNLELSLEEAVKGLTKELRIPKLTTCDSCDGSGAKKGTSPTTCGTCHGQGQVQMRQGFFAVQQACPTCHGRGKIIKDPCNKCHGEGRVEKSKTLSVKIPAGVDNGDRIRLSGEGEAGEYGAPPGDLYVQVSVREHSIFVRDGNNLYCEVPISFGKAALGGGIEVPTLDGKVNLKIPAETQTGRMFRMRGKGVKSVRSHAVGDLLCKVVMETPVKLNERQKELLREFDETLSDASKKHSPKAEGFFDGVKKFFQDLNT from the coding sequence ATGTCAAAGCGAGATTATTACGAAGTATTAAGTGTCGGTCGTGAATCCAGTGAACGTGAAATTAAAAAGGCTTATAAGCGTTTAGCCATGAAGTTTCACCCGGATCGCAACCCAGGCGATAAGACTGCAGAAGCCAATTTCAAAGAGATAAAGGAAGCTTACGAAATCCTTACCGATAGCGATAAGAAGGCGGCCTATGATCAATTTGGTCATGCTGGCGTCGATCCTAATCGTGGCGGTGGTGGTTTCGGTGGCAATGCCGATTTTGGTGATGTTTTCGGTGATGTGTTTGGTGATATCTTCGGTGGTGGCCGTCGTGGTGGCCAACGTCAGGCTGCTCGTGGTAGTGATCTGCGTTACAACCTTGAGCTGTCTTTGGAAGAAGCTGTTAAAGGTCTGACTAAAGAGCTACGCATACCAAAGTTGACTACCTGTGATAGCTGTGATGGCAGTGGTGCTAAGAAGGGCACCTCACCAACAACCTGTGGTACCTGTCATGGTCAAGGCCAAGTGCAGATGCGTCAAGGTTTCTTCGCGGTGCAGCAAGCCTGTCCTACCTGTCATGGACGCGGCAAGATCATTAAAGATCCTTGTAACAAGTGTCATGGTGAAGGCCGTGTCGAGAAGAGCAAGACTTTATCAGTTAAGATACCAGCCGGTGTCGATAATGGCGATCGTATTCGTTTGTCTGGCGAAGGTGAAGCGGGTGAGTATGGTGCTCCTCCAGGAGACCTTTACGTGCAGGTGAGCGTACGCGAGCACTCAATCTTCGTTCGTGACGGTAATAACCTCTATTGCGAAGTACCGATTTCATTCGGTAAAGCCGCACTTGGTGGTGGGATTGAAGTGCCTACACTCGATGGTAAGGTGAACCTTAAGATACCTGCAGAGACGCAAACCGGTCGTATGTTCCGCATGCGTGGTAAGGGTGTTAAGTCTGTGCGCAGCCATGCCGTGGGTGACTTGTTGTGTAAGGTTGTCATGGAAACTCCGGTCAAACTTAACGAACGTCAGAAAGAGCTGTTACGCGAATTCGATGAGACACTCTCGGATGCTTCCAAGAAGCACAGTCCGAAAGCCGAAGGTTTCTTCGATGGCGTGAAGAAGTTCTTCCAGGATTTGAATACCTAA